One Oscillospiraceae bacterium genomic region harbors:
- a CDS encoding GNAT family N-acetyltransferase, translating into MSLTFELLQQKDIAAIKGIVEWFEEFDVVQIEKFLSEKQNIALAAKLGGEIIGLMYGYLLTRMDGKAPQFFIYSVDIHTAHQGKGYGTQFMKFVVDWARGNGFSESFVLTNKDSARACRVYEKAGMAHSESDCERMYEIEY; encoded by the coding sequence ATGAGTTTGACGTTCGAGTTGTTGCAGCAAAAGGATATTGCGGCAATCAAGGGGATTGTTGAGTGGTTTGAGGAGTTTGATGTAGTGCAGATTGAGAAGTTTTTGTCGGAGAAGCAGAATATTGCGTTGGCGGCGAAGTTGGGTGGGGAAATTATTGGCTTGATGTACGGCTATTTGTTGACTCGCATGGACGGGAAAGCACCGCAGTTTTTTATCTATTCGGTGGATATTCATACGGCGCATCAAGGCAAAGGGTATGGTACGCAGTTTATGAAATTTGTCGTTGATTGGGCGCGGGGTAATGGGTTTAGTGAGAGTTTTGTGCTGACGAACAAGGATAGTGCGCGGGCTTGCCGTGTGTATGAAAAGGCGGGAATGGCGCATAGTGAGAGCGATTGCGAGAGAATGTATGAGATTGAATATTGA
- the uvrA gene encoding excinuclease ABC subunit UvrA: MHTHIIVKGAREHNLKNVDVSIPRDKLVVITGLSGSGKSSLAFDTIYAEGQRRYVESLSAYARQFLGQMDKPDVDLIDGLSPAISIDQKTTSRNPRSTVGTVTEIHDYLRLLWARVGTPHCPKCSKAIAQQTIDQIVDSLMQLPAGTRLMILSPVVRARKGEYQKIFDDARNSGYARVRVDGKTYLLDEEIKLTKTKKHTIDIVVDRIAIDAEGRRRLADSVETASNLSGGLVLSVTVDNEKNEVETLYSQKYACVDCNISLEELTPRMFSFNNPYGACPTCTGLGSQLKIDPSLLLDYSLSYNEGAVLASGWQSADNSISSMYFTALAKHFDFSLDTPMGELPENVMDAILYGTKEKLEMFYQRNNGVSKYKQAFEGLVKNLERRYRDTQSEAMRQDIENYMAAVPCPDCSGQRLKPESLAVTVDGMSIAEFSELSVEAALERAKGIKLGKSEMMIAERILKEINERLGFLTSVGLTYLTLSRASGTLSGGESQRIRLATQIGSSLMGVLYILDEPSIGLHQRDNDKLLDTLRRLRDLGNTVMVVEHDDDTVRAADHIIDIGPGAGIHGGQIVASGGLDDIMKCKKSMTGQYLSGKRTIPVPAKRRKGNGKKLTVHGARQNNLKNVTVDIPLGVLTCVTGVSGSGKSSLVNEVLFKRLASELNRARKHAGKHDKITGMEYLNKVIDIDQSPIGRTPRSNPATYTQLFNEIRDLFATTTEAKMRGYGPGRFSFNVKGGRCEACKGDGLLKVEMHFLPDIYVPCEVCKGKRYNRETLEVRYKGKNIYEVLEMTIEEAAAFFENLPRIARRLNVLCEVGLGYVKLGQPATTLSGGEAQRVKLATELAKRSTGATIYILDEPTTGLHTADVHKLVELLQRLVEGGNTVLVIEHNLDVIKSADHVIDLGPEGGDKGGEIVACGTPEAIAKCKKSYTGQYLKGVL; encoded by the coding sequence ATGCACACACACATCATTGTCAAAGGCGCGCGGGAGCATAACCTGAAAAATGTCGACGTATCCATACCGCGTGACAAATTGGTCGTCATTACCGGACTGAGCGGCTCGGGAAAATCGTCGCTGGCGTTTGATACCATTTACGCCGAAGGACAGCGACGGTACGTTGAGTCATTGTCGGCGTATGCGCGGCAATTTTTGGGGCAGATGGACAAGCCCGATGTTGACTTGATTGACGGGCTGTCACCCGCGATTTCGATTGACCAAAAAACGACATCACGCAACCCGCGCTCGACGGTGGGTACAGTCACTGAGATTCATGACTACCTGCGTCTGCTTTGGGCGCGAGTGGGTACGCCGCATTGCCCGAAGTGCAGTAAGGCGATTGCACAGCAGACCATCGACCAGATTGTCGATAGTCTCATGCAACTGCCGGCCGGCACGCGCTTGATGATTTTGTCGCCCGTTGTGCGAGCGAGGAAGGGCGAATACCAAAAGATTTTTGACGATGCACGCAATAGCGGCTATGCCCGTGTACGCGTTGACGGCAAGACGTATTTGCTGGACGAAGAGATTAAATTGACCAAGACCAAGAAACACACCATTGACATTGTGGTCGATCGCATCGCCATTGATGCCGAGGGACGCCGGCGGCTGGCTGACAGTGTGGAAACGGCGAGCAATTTATCGGGTGGGCTTGTGCTTTCCGTAACAGTTGACAATGAGAAGAATGAAGTTGAAACGCTGTACAGCCAAAAATATGCCTGTGTGGATTGTAACATCAGCTTGGAAGAACTTACACCGCGTATGTTCAGCTTTAACAATCCGTATGGTGCGTGCCCGACTTGTACGGGCTTGGGCTCACAGTTGAAAATCGATCCATCGTTGCTGTTGGACTACAGTCTCAGCTATAACGAGGGTGCGGTGTTGGCATCGGGTTGGCAGAGTGCCGATAACTCGATCTCATCAATGTATTTTACGGCGCTGGCCAAGCATTTTGACTTTTCGCTTGACACGCCGATGGGTGAGTTGCCTGAAAATGTCATGGACGCAATTCTGTATGGTACAAAAGAAAAATTGGAGATGTTCTACCAGCGCAACAACGGTGTATCAAAGTACAAACAAGCTTTTGAGGGGCTGGTCAAAAACTTAGAGCGCCGCTACCGTGACACACAAAGTGAGGCCATGCGGCAGGACATTGAAAATTATATGGCGGCCGTACCTTGTCCCGATTGCAGTGGGCAGCGCTTGAAACCGGAATCGCTGGCTGTGACTGTCGACGGCATGAGTATTGCCGAATTTAGTGAGCTGTCGGTCGAGGCAGCGCTTGAACGCGCCAAGGGCATTAAATTGGGCAAGAGCGAGATGATGATTGCCGAGCGGATTTTGAAAGAAATCAATGAGCGATTGGGCTTTTTGACAAGCGTTGGGCTTACCTACCTCACATTATCCCGTGCGAGTGGCACGCTCTCCGGTGGAGAGAGTCAACGTATTCGGCTGGCGACACAAATCGGTTCGTCACTGATGGGTGTGCTGTATATTCTCGACGAGCCGTCTATCGGGCTGCATCAACGAGATAACGACAAACTGCTTGATACATTGCGCCGCTTGCGTGATTTGGGCAATACTGTGATGGTTGTGGAACATGACGACGATACTGTGCGTGCCGCGGATCATATCATTGATATCGGGCCGGGTGCCGGCATTCATGGCGGGCAGATTGTGGCAAGCGGCGGCCTGGATGATATTATGAAATGCAAGAAGTCGATGACGGGGCAATATCTGTCTGGCAAGCGCACTATTCCCGTGCCGGCCAAGCGGCGCAAGGGCAATGGTAAGAAACTGACTGTCCATGGTGCACGACAGAATAACCTTAAAAACGTGACGGTGGACATTCCGTTGGGTGTGCTGACGTGTGTGACCGGGGTCAGCGGGTCGGGCAAATCGTCGCTGGTCAATGAGGTGTTATTCAAGCGTTTGGCGTCTGAACTCAACCGTGCACGCAAGCACGCCGGAAAGCACGACAAGATTACCGGCATGGAGTACCTCAACAAGGTTATTGACATCGATCAATCGCCCATCGGGCGCACACCGCGCTCAAACCCGGCAACATATACGCAGCTGTTTAACGAAATTCGCGACTTGTTTGCCACCACGACTGAGGCCAAGATGCGCGGCTACGGGCCGGGTCGGTTTAGCTTTAACGTCAAGGGTGGGCGTTGTGAGGCTTGTAAAGGCGATGGTTTGCTAAAAGTGGAAATGCACTTTTTACCTGATATTTATGTGCCGTGTGAGGTGTGTAAGGGCAAGCGTTACAATCGCGAGACGCTGGAAGTGCGGTACAAGGGCAAGAATATTTACGAAGTGTTGGAAATGACGATTGAGGAAGCGGCGGCCTTCTTCGAAAATTTGCCGCGGATTGCGCGGCGGCTAAATGTGTTGTGCGAAGTGGGCTTGGGCTACGTTAAGCTGGGGCAGCCTGCCACGACACTTTCGGGCGGCGAAGCGCAACGCGTGAAATTGGCGACTGAGCTTGCCAAACGCAGTACCGGCGCCACCATCTATATTTTGGATGAGCCGACAACGGGACTGCATACCGCTGATGTGCATAAGTTGGTCGAGTTGTTACAACGCTTAGTTGAAGGCGGCAATACCGTGCTGGTTATTGAGCACAACTTGGACGTCATTAAAAGTGCCGACCATGTGATTGATTTAGGGCCCGAGGGCGGCGACAAGGGCGGTGAGATTGTGGCATGCGGTACGCCGGAGGCGATTGCTAAGTGCAAAAAAAGCTATACGGGACAGTATTTGAAGGGTGTGTTGTAA
- a CDS encoding type II toxin-antitoxin system prevent-host-death family antitoxin has product MYKTHVRPVRDIRNNYAELNELANNDGHVIITHNGRGTAALIGIEEFAKYEAYLYERYVNRKLDEAEMSAKDPNTKWLDEEEFWKPFEDLFA; this is encoded by the coding sequence ATGTACAAAACTCATGTTAGGCCGGTGCGGGATATTCGAAACAATTATGCTGAGTTAAACGAACTTGCGAACAATGACGGCCATGTGATTATTACGCACAATGGGCGCGGAACGGCTGCGTTGATTGGGATTGAGGAATTTGCTAAGTATGAGGCGTATTTATATGAGCGGTATGTCAATCGTAAACTTGACGAGGCTGAAATGAGCGCGAAAGATCCAAATACGAAATGGCTGGACGAAGAAGAGTTTTGGAAGCCGTTTGAGGATTTGTTTGCATGA
- a CDS encoding type II toxin-antitoxin system RelE/ParE family toxin — protein sequence MMYAIEFLPESQSDLMDIRRCLLQYYPSTSGNFFVLLRKKLDLLKNSPYAAQIYIKRPSYRRLVVGDYAVFYKVNEDKALIQIYRMIHGSRDIERQLKN from the coding sequence ATGATGTATGCAATAGAATTTTTGCCGGAATCACAGAGTGATTTAATGGATATACGCCGGTGCTTATTGCAGTACTATCCAAGTACGTCGGGTAATTTTTTCGTGCTTTTACGAAAGAAATTAGACCTCTTAAAGAACAGCCCATATGCGGCACAAATATACATAAAACGTCCGTCATATCGACGGCTTGTTGTTGGCGATTACGCAGTGTTTTACAAGGTGAATGAGGATAAGGCATTGATACAAATTTATCGTATGATACACGGTAGTCGGGATATTGAGCGACAGCTAAAAAATTAA